A single window of Streptomyces cathayae DNA harbors:
- a CDS encoding nicotinate phosphoribosyltransferase — protein MSDATTTDLYEVTMAMSCLREGMTGPATFSLFVRDLPAERGFLVAAGLESALDHLSSLRVGPEDVLAFAAALHRPPRDLEPLLGLRFTGSVRGVPEGRVVLAGEPLLEVTAPLPQAQLAETYVLNLLSHQTMIASKAARCVIAAAGRPVVDFSLRRTHGPQAGFQAARLGAMAGFAGTSNVAAATATGIPAVGTMAHSFVEAFSSEEEAFRAFARAHPGPVTFLVDTYDTEAGVRVAARVLRDLDRGPGCAIRLDSGDLGALAVRARSVLDEAGLPDVQITVSGGLDEYAVDDLVRSGAPIDVYAVGTRIGVSADAPYLDSAYKMVEYEGRPVMKLSSAKVTAPGQKQVFRRPGCSDVIALADERPPHDGTPLLETVMRHGQRTGGRSALDGCRERLAADLAALPPSARRIRAPVAPRMMPSERLRALTDRVRRRIAEQTGAPPHGTGCPNEPRPGPTGPSRAEE, from the coding sequence ATGTCCGATGCCACGACCACCGACCTGTACGAAGTGACGATGGCCATGTCCTGTCTACGGGAAGGGATGACCGGCCCGGCGACATTCAGCCTGTTCGTCCGCGATCTGCCCGCCGAGCGGGGCTTCCTGGTTGCCGCGGGGCTGGAGTCGGCCCTGGACCACCTGTCCAGCCTGCGGGTCGGCCCGGAGGACGTCCTCGCCTTCGCCGCCGCGCTGCACCGTCCGCCGCGGGATCTGGAACCCCTGCTCGGCCTGCGGTTCACCGGCAGCGTGCGGGGGGTGCCGGAGGGCAGGGTCGTGCTCGCCGGGGAGCCCCTGCTGGAGGTGACGGCTCCGCTGCCGCAGGCCCAGTTGGCCGAGACGTACGTGCTCAACCTGCTCAGCCATCAGACGATGATCGCCTCGAAGGCCGCGCGCTGTGTGATCGCGGCGGCCGGGCGCCCGGTCGTGGACTTCTCCCTGCGGCGGACCCACGGTCCGCAGGCCGGTTTCCAGGCCGCCCGGCTCGGCGCAATGGCCGGTTTCGCGGGGACCAGCAACGTGGCCGCGGCCACGGCCACGGGCATACCCGCCGTCGGCACGATGGCCCACTCCTTCGTGGAGGCTTTCTCGTCCGAGGAGGAGGCGTTCCGCGCCTTCGCCCGTGCCCACCCCGGCCCCGTGACCTTCCTGGTGGACACGTACGACACCGAGGCGGGCGTCCGCGTCGCGGCACGTGTGCTGAGGGATCTGGACCGCGGGCCGGGCTGCGCCATACGCCTGGACAGCGGTGATCTGGGAGCCCTGGCCGTGCGGGCCCGGTCCGTCCTCGACGAAGCGGGCCTGCCGGACGTGCAGATCACCGTCAGCGGCGGTCTCGACGAGTACGCGGTGGACGATCTGGTCCGCTCCGGGGCACCGATCGACGTGTACGCGGTCGGCACTCGCATCGGGGTCTCGGCCGACGCGCCGTATCTGGACTCGGCCTACAAAATGGTGGAGTACGAAGGGCGGCCGGTGATGAAGCTGTCGTCGGCGAAGGTGACGGCGCCCGGGCAGAAACAGGTGTTCCGTCGTCCCGGCTGTTCCGACGTGATCGCTCTCGCCGACGAGCGGCCACCGCACGACGGCACACCTCTGTTGGAGACGGTGATGCGACACGGACAGCGCACCGGTGGCAGGTCCGCGCTCGACGGGTGCCGGGAGAGGTTGGCTGCCGACCTGGCCGCGCTGCCGCCGTCCGCCCGCCGGATCCGGGCCCCCGTAGCGCCCCGGATGATGCCCTCCGAGCGGCTGCGCGCGCTCACCGACCGGGTCCGGCGCCGTATCGCGGAGCAGACGGGAGCCCCGCCACACGGCACGGGATGTCCGAACGAGCCGCGTCCGGGCCCTACAGGTCCGTCCCGAGCTGAGGAGTAG
- a CDS encoding universal stress protein, whose amino-acid sequence MVVPLVVGVDGSESSLEAVDWAVDEAARHAVPLHLLHAAAPGQDSSGLITAASKRAGGGAAGVRLSSEVLRDDAASALVDEGHKAFALVLGSRGLGELTGLLLGSVSLAVAARADCPVIVVRGSQEHRAGRFGNVVVGVEDGEGSDTAVGFAFREAHVRRCELVAVHAWSAPLGALSEPLPGPWYALEAHRRPPAQVLDDALRNPEKQYPETDVTRRVVEGSARQALWEAAAEADLLVVGAGERHVRPGLQLGLINHALLHHAPCPVAIVPIRRRKPLRGPTPKA is encoded by the coding sequence GTGGTGGTTCCCCTGGTGGTCGGGGTCGACGGGTCGGAGTCGAGCCTGGAGGCGGTGGACTGGGCGGTCGACGAGGCGGCCCGGCACGCGGTGCCGCTCCACCTGCTGCACGCGGCGGCGCCGGGCCAGGACTCGTCCGGTCTGATCACCGCCGCCTCAAAACGGGCCGGAGGGGGCGCCGCCGGCGTGCGGCTGTCGAGCGAGGTGCTGCGCGACGACGCGGCCTCCGCCCTGGTCGACGAGGGACACAAGGCCTTCGCGCTGGTGCTCGGGTCCAGAGGGCTCGGGGAACTCACCGGGCTGCTTTTGGGTTCGGTCAGCCTCGCCGTGGCGGCGCGGGCGGACTGCCCGGTCATCGTCGTGCGTGGCTCGCAGGAGCACCGGGCCGGCCGGTTCGGGAACGTCGTCGTGGGGGTCGAGGACGGTGAGGGAAGCGACACGGCCGTGGGGTTCGCCTTCCGCGAGGCTCATGTGCGGCGCTGCGAACTCGTAGCGGTCCACGCCTGGAGTGCGCCGCTTGGCGCACTCTCCGAACCTCTCCCCGGGCCGTGGTACGCCCTCGAGGCCCACCGTCGTCCACCGGCACAGGTGCTCGACGACGCTCTGCGCAACCCTGAGAAGCAGTACCCGGAGACCGACGTGACACGCCGGGTGGTCGAGGGATCAGCACGACAGGCGCTGTGGGAGGCCGCGGCGGAAGCGGACCTGCTCGTTGTCGGTGCCGGTGAACGGCATGTCCGTCCCGGCCTGCAACTCGGCCTGATCAACCACGCCCTGCTCCATCACGCACCGTGTCCGGTCGCGATCGTGCCGATACGTCGGAGGAAACCGCTCCGGGGGCCGACCCCCAAGGCCTGA
- a CDS encoding universal stress protein, with product MEPVITVGLDGSPESLSAARWAADEAEHRKLTLRLLHAWPMLAPEPTKVPSEIDQNYWAKRLVHNAQAELQRRHPGLAIVGNLVADEAQDALLHAASESAMTVLGSRGLELVESYFLGDTGMSVAAQAERPVVLVRAGTRAEVPPAAPAGTGDVVVALKLHGPCDDLLGFAFAAASARNVPLRVVHGRSLPVHAYVPWGVDHDVAEGVAQEARKQLDQVLRPWREKFPQVEVADSIGLESPARAVLRSAGSAGQLVVGRRRHRRVLAPRLGPVAQAAIHHARCPVAVVPHD from the coding sequence ATGGAGCCTGTGATCACCGTTGGTCTCGACGGCTCACCCGAGAGTCTTTCCGCCGCCCGCTGGGCCGCGGACGAGGCCGAGCACCGCAAGCTGACGCTGCGCCTGTTGCACGCGTGGCCCATGCTCGCGCCGGAACCCACCAAGGTGCCCTCCGAGATCGACCAGAACTACTGGGCGAAGCGGCTGGTGCACAACGCACAGGCGGAACTTCAAAGGCGCCATCCCGGTCTCGCCATCGTCGGCAACCTGGTTGCCGACGAGGCCCAGGACGCGCTGTTGCACGCGGCGTCGGAGTCCGCCATGACCGTGCTCGGTTCGCGCGGGCTGGAACTCGTCGAGAGCTACTTCCTCGGCGACACCGGCATGTCCGTCGCGGCACAAGCCGAGCGGCCGGTGGTCCTGGTCCGTGCCGGAACCCGCGCGGAAGTCCCGCCGGCCGCACCGGCCGGGACAGGCGATGTCGTGGTCGCGTTGAAGCTGCACGGCCCCTGCGACGACCTGCTCGGGTTCGCCTTCGCCGCGGCCTCGGCGCGGAATGTGCCGCTGCGGGTCGTGCACGGCCGGAGCCTGCCCGTGCACGCCTATGTTCCCTGGGGGGTGGATCACGACGTCGCCGAAGGCGTCGCGCAGGAGGCGAGGAAGCAGCTGGACCAGGTCCTTCGCCCCTGGCGTGAGAAGTTCCCGCAGGTGGAGGTGGCCGACAGCATCGGGCTGGAAAGCCCCGCCAGGGCGGTCCTGCGGTCCGCCGGGAGCGCCGGGCAGCTGGTCGTCGGCCGACGTCGGCACCGTCGCGTTCTGGCACCTCGCCTGGGTCCCGTCGCCCAGGCGGCCATCCATCACGCACGCTGCCCCGTCGCCGTCGTCCCCCATGACTGA
- a CDS encoding AAA family ATPase: MHETHTAIVLLFGDHAYKIKKPVDLKFLDYTTVTARRAACEQEISLNRRFAADVYLGLGEIRTPHTDVAEPLVVMRRMPADRRLSRLVREGVAVDDVLRAVARQLAARHADAHRSPEVDVQGTRDALYSRWEASFAQVHALAEDVSLPDGIDEVERLARRYLAGREHLFDTRIRQGRIVDGHGDLLAEDVFCLDDGPRILDCLEFDDRLRHVDGLDDAAFLAMDLEQLGAPESAAHFLARYSEYSGDPAPPSLWHHYVAYRAFVRAKVSLIQSGQGAPGAETASRRLVTATLRHLRTSAVGLTLVGGLPGSGKSTLAGALADRLGVTLLSSDRLRKELAGLPAEQPAAAGYGEGLYTPEWTARTYAALLDRASTLLSSGESVVLDATWSDAGQREAALRTAERTGADLVALHCQVPGDVSAARLTSRAPGASASDAGIAVATAMADKEPPWPEAVTVDTRGPLEAAVVQALAALRPWGTGQAPVFRRPHPRPD, encoded by the coding sequence CTGCACGAGACGCACACCGCGATCGTGCTCCTCTTCGGCGATCACGCCTACAAGATCAAGAAACCGGTCGATCTGAAGTTCCTGGACTACACCACGGTGACGGCCCGCCGGGCCGCCTGCGAACAGGAGATCTCCCTCAACCGCCGCTTCGCCGCGGACGTCTACCTGGGCCTGGGCGAGATCCGCACCCCGCACACGGACGTGGCCGAACCGCTCGTCGTGATGCGCCGCATGCCGGCGGACCGCCGACTGTCCCGGCTGGTACGAGAGGGAGTCGCCGTCGACGACGTCCTGCGGGCCGTGGCCCGGCAACTCGCCGCACGCCACGCGGACGCGCACCGCAGCCCGGAAGTGGACGTACAGGGAACCCGCGACGCTCTGTACTCGAGGTGGGAAGCGAGCTTCGCACAGGTCCACGCCCTGGCCGAAGACGTCTCCTTGCCCGACGGCATCGACGAGGTCGAGCGGCTGGCGCGCCGCTATCTGGCCGGCCGCGAGCACCTGTTCGACACGCGGATCCGGCAAGGACGGATCGTCGACGGCCACGGCGACCTGCTGGCCGAGGACGTCTTCTGCCTCGACGACGGCCCCCGCATCCTGGACTGCCTGGAGTTCGACGACCGCCTTCGCCACGTCGACGGCCTCGACGACGCCGCCTTCCTCGCCATGGACCTGGAACAGCTCGGCGCCCCGGAGTCCGCGGCCCACTTCCTCGCCCGGTACAGCGAGTACTCCGGAGACCCCGCGCCCCCGTCGCTGTGGCACCACTACGTGGCCTACCGCGCGTTCGTCCGCGCCAAGGTCTCCCTGATCCAGTCAGGCCAGGGCGCGCCCGGTGCCGAGACGGCGTCCCGGCGACTGGTCACGGCGACGCTGCGCCACCTGCGCACCTCCGCCGTCGGTCTGACGCTGGTGGGCGGCCTTCCGGGCAGCGGGAAGTCCACGCTCGCCGGCGCACTGGCCGACCGCCTGGGGGTGACCCTGCTCAGCAGCGACCGCCTCCGCAAGGAACTGGCCGGCCTCCCCGCGGAGCAGCCCGCGGCGGCCGGCTACGGCGAAGGCCTGTACACACCGGAGTGGACCGCCAGGACCTACGCCGCGCTGCTCGACCGTGCCTCCACCCTGCTGTCCTCGGGAGAATCCGTCGTCCTGGACGCCACATGGTCCGACGCGGGACAACGCGAAGCCGCCCTGCGCACGGCCGAACGCACCGGCGCCGACCTCGTGGCCCTGCACTGCCAGGTCCCCGGCGACGTGTCGGCGGCCCGCCTCACCTCCCGTGCCCCGGGAGCATCGGCATCCGACGCGGGCATCGCCGTGGCCACCGCCATGGCCGACAAGGAGCCACCGTGGCCCGAGGCCGTCACGGTCGACACCCGTGGCCCCCTGGAAGCGGCGGTCGTCCAGGCGCTGGCAGCCCTGCGCCCGTGGGGCACCGGCCAGGCCCCGGTATTCCGCCGCCCCCACCCGCGGCCGGACTGA
- a CDS encoding alcohol dehydrogenase catalytic domain-containing protein: MRGLVYHGPARTSWDTVPDPVLEADTDAIVRVDATTVCGSDLHIRQGDLAEVKPGTVLGHEAVGEVVEAGSKVHSRRPGQQVIVSAVSACGHCPSCRDTLYGQCRGGGGWILGNTVHGTQAEFVRVPFADHSTHRRPLDLPLDEAVLLAELLPTAYEVGVRNGHVGPGDTVVVVGAGPVGLAAVLVARLYSPRRIVAVDLSRPRLAAAARLGADAAELPGRMVAELSEGPGADVVIEAAGTPDGFVLATRVVRAGGHIANIGMPGRPATLHLEALWRKNVTISTGQVDTSSTPWLRDLLLFKRLAAAPLVTHRFRLERMEDAYEVFAHGPDTGALKVVLHRETPEPPR; the protein is encoded by the coding sequence ATGCGAGGACTCGTCTACCACGGTCCCGCCCGGACCTCCTGGGACACGGTGCCGGACCCGGTGCTCGAGGCCGACACCGACGCGATCGTGCGCGTCGACGCGACCACCGTCTGCGGCAGCGACCTGCACATCCGGCAGGGCGACCTCGCCGAGGTGAAACCGGGAACGGTCCTCGGCCACGAGGCCGTCGGCGAGGTGGTGGAGGCCGGCAGCAAGGTGCACAGCCGGCGTCCCGGACAGCAGGTGATCGTGTCGGCCGTCTCGGCCTGCGGGCACTGCCCGTCCTGCCGCGACACCCTGTACGGGCAGTGCCGCGGGGGCGGCGGGTGGATCCTGGGCAACACCGTCCACGGCACGCAGGCCGAGTTCGTCCGCGTCCCCTTCGCCGACCACTCCACACACCGGCGGCCCTTGGACCTCCCCCTGGACGAGGCGGTCCTGCTCGCCGAGCTCCTGCCCACCGCCTACGAGGTCGGGGTGCGCAACGGGCACGTGGGCCCGGGCGACACCGTGGTCGTGGTGGGCGCGGGACCGGTGGGGCTGGCCGCCGTCCTGGTCGCCCGGCTCTACTCGCCGCGCCGGATCGTCGCGGTGGACCTGTCCCGCCCCCGGCTGGCGGCCGCCGCCCGGCTGGGGGCCGACGCCGCCGAACTGCCCGGCCGGATGGTCGCCGAACTGTCCGAGGGGCCCGGCGCCGACGTGGTCATCGAGGCCGCGGGCACCCCGGACGGCTTCGTCCTGGCGACCCGCGTGGTGCGCGCGGGAGGGCACATCGCCAACATCGGCATGCCCGGCAGGCCGGCCACCCTGCACCTGGAGGCCCTGTGGCGCAAGAACGTGACGATCAGCACCGGCCAGGTCGACACCTCCTCCACCCCGTGGCTGCGCGACCTGCTGCTCTTCAAACGGCTGGCGGCCGCCCCCCTGGTCACCCACCGGTTCCGCCTCGAGCGCATGGAGGACGCCTACGAGGTCTTCGCGCACGGTCCGGACACCGGCGCCCTCAAGGTCGTGCTGCACCGCGAGACACCGGAACCACCCCGGTAA
- a CDS encoding acyl carrier protein yields the protein MNRTDALNVVKESIAQVIPDADLATLGPDEAFRDALEMDSLDFLTYIEILGERTGMRIDDEDTPQLTTLSGSADFLVAHGR from the coding sequence GTGAACCGAACCGACGCGCTGAACGTGGTCAAGGAGTCGATCGCCCAGGTCATTCCTGACGCCGACCTGGCCACTCTGGGTCCCGACGAGGCGTTTCGGGACGCGCTCGAGATGGATTCGCTGGACTTCCTGACCTACATCGAGATCCTGGGCGAACGGACCGGCATGCGGATCGACGACGAGGACACACCGCAGCTCACCACGCTGTCCGGCAGCGCCGACTTCCTCGTCGCCCACGGGAGGTGA
- a CDS encoding 2-oxo acid dehydrogenase subunit E2 — translation MGEFTMPSLGADMDEGTLVEWLVGPGDLIRRGDPVAVIETAKSTIEVECFESGAMGRLLVEPGTTVPVGTPLALIEPAAEGRGEPERARKAQGKPQAPPAPEHARPARTSKPSPARTPVPSGGRDRGHVGAGPLIRRLAEQSGVDLTALDGSGPAGRVTRADIERAAAATTAARPSRIRATPLARRRAAELGVDLSAVTGTGKDSAIRAEDVSKAASGHAAAPPPPRRTTAAVRASHPPEDQASGMRQVIARLMTRANRDIPHYYLSTTVDMATAMDWLHDHNRRSPMSERLLPAALLLKAAALAAHEVPELNGFWTDDRFAAAQDIHLGVAVSLRGGGLVAPALHRADTLGLPELMTALKDLVSRARTGRLRGSEVSDATITVTHLGDQGVETVFGVIHPPQVALVGFGRVVDRPCAVDGLLGVRPVVTATLSADHRATDGAVGARYLTTLDRLLQNPEKL, via the coding sequence ATGGGCGAGTTCACCATGCCGTCACTCGGCGCCGACATGGACGAGGGCACGCTGGTGGAATGGCTGGTGGGACCCGGCGACCTCATCCGCAGAGGGGATCCGGTCGCGGTCATCGAAACCGCGAAGTCCACGATCGAGGTGGAGTGCTTCGAGAGCGGAGCGATGGGACGGCTGCTCGTCGAGCCGGGCACGACGGTACCGGTGGGCACGCCGCTCGCGCTGATCGAGCCGGCGGCAGAAGGGCGCGGGGAACCGGAGAGAGCCCGGAAGGCCCAGGGGAAACCACAGGCCCCGCCCGCCCCTGAGCACGCGAGGCCCGCCAGAACCTCCAAGCCCTCCCCTGCCCGCACGCCGGTGCCGTCCGGGGGCCGGGACCGCGGACACGTCGGGGCCGGCCCGTTGATCCGGCGCCTCGCGGAGCAGAGCGGCGTCGATCTCACGGCCCTCGACGGCTCCGGGCCGGCAGGGCGTGTCACCCGGGCCGACATCGAGCGGGCAGCGGCAGCCACGACCGCTGCCCGGCCCTCGCGCATACGGGCCACTCCCCTCGCCCGCCGACGCGCCGCCGAGCTGGGTGTCGACCTGTCCGCGGTGACCGGCACCGGCAAAGATTCCGCCATCCGCGCCGAAGACGTGAGCAAGGCGGCCTCCGGTCATGCTGCCGCGCCCCCACCGCCGCGCCGGACCACCGCTGCCGTGCGTGCTTCCCACCCTCCCGAGGACCAGGCGTCGGGCATGCGCCAGGTGATCGCACGCCTGATGACCCGCGCCAACCGGGACATCCCGCACTACTACCTGTCCACCACCGTCGACATGGCCACCGCGATGGACTGGCTGCACGACCACAACCGGCGCAGTCCGATGTCCGAACGACTGCTTCCGGCGGCCCTGTTGCTCAAGGCGGCCGCCCTCGCGGCACACGAGGTGCCCGAGCTCAACGGCTTCTGGACCGACGACCGCTTCGCCGCTGCTCAGGACATCCATCTCGGCGTGGCGGTGTCCCTTCGTGGCGGGGGACTCGTCGCACCCGCCCTGCACCGGGCAGACACCCTCGGACTGCCCGAGCTGATGACCGCCTTGAAAGACCTGGTGTCACGCGCCCGCACGGGCAGGCTGCGCGGTTCCGAAGTGTCCGACGCCACGATCACGGTCACCCACCTGGGCGACCAGGGCGTGGAAACCGTGTTCGGCGTGATTCATCCGCCGCAGGTGGCCCTGGTCGGCTTCGGGCGGGTGGTCGACCGGCCGTGCGCCGTCGACGGCCTGCTGGGCGTACGTCCCGTCGTCACGGCCACCCTCTCGGCGGACCACCGGGCGACGGACGGCGCCGTCGGGGCCCGCTATCTGACAACGCTCGACCGTCTCTTGCAGAATCCGGAGAAGCTGTGA
- a CDS encoding alpha-ketoacid dehydrogenase subunit beta: protein MNAVATEGTKTTYREAMREALREALRSDDRVFLMGEDVGRYGGCFGVSLGLLEEFGPDRVRDTPLSESAFVGAGIGAALAGMRPVVEIMTVNFSLLALDQLLNNAATLLHMSGGQLPVPLVIRMTTGAGRQLAAQHSHSLEGFYAHIPGIRVLAPATLEDARHMLAPALADPDPVVVFEHGSLYNASGELLPPTAPVDLDHAAIRRPGTDISLITYGGSLPKARAAADELAAEGIDAEVIDLRTLRPLDGATVTASVARTHRAVIVDEAWRTGSLAAEVSARIAEESFYDLDAPVERVCSAEVPIPYARQLEEAALPQTADIVAAAHRAVD from the coding sequence GTGAACGCAGTCGCGACGGAGGGGACGAAGACGACGTACCGGGAGGCGATGCGCGAGGCCCTGCGGGAAGCCCTGCGCTCCGACGACCGGGTCTTCCTCATGGGCGAGGACGTCGGCAGGTACGGCGGCTGTTTCGGCGTCAGCCTCGGGCTGCTGGAGGAGTTCGGACCGGACCGCGTTCGCGACACCCCGCTCTCGGAGTCCGCGTTCGTGGGGGCCGGCATCGGCGCCGCTCTGGCCGGGATGCGGCCCGTCGTCGAGATCATGACCGTCAACTTCAGCCTGCTCGCCCTCGACCAGCTCCTCAACAACGCCGCCACCCTGCTGCACATGTCGGGTGGCCAGCTGCCCGTGCCGCTGGTCATCCGCATGACGACGGGCGCGGGGCGGCAGCTCGCGGCGCAGCACTCGCACAGCCTGGAAGGCTTCTACGCACACATTCCCGGCATCCGCGTGCTCGCCCCGGCCACGCTCGAGGACGCACGCCACATGCTCGCCCCCGCGCTCGCCGACCCCGACCCGGTGGTGGTCTTCGAGCACGGCAGCCTCTACAACGCCTCCGGCGAACTCCTCCCGCCGACGGCCCCCGTGGACCTGGACCATGCCGCGATCCGCAGACCCGGCACCGACATCTCCCTGATCACGTACGGCGGTTCGCTGCCCAAGGCACGCGCGGCGGCGGACGAGCTGGCCGCCGAGGGTATCGACGCCGAGGTGATCGACCTGCGCACGCTGCGGCCCCTCGACGGTGCGACCGTCACCGCGTCCGTGGCCCGTACCCACCGTGCGGTGATCGTCGACGAGGCATGGCGCACGGGGAGTCTCGCCGCCGAAGTGTCCGCCCGCATCGCCGAGGAGTCGTTCTACGACCTGGACGCCCCCGTCGAGCGGGTGTGCAGCGCCGAGGTGCCCATCCCGTACGCCCGGCAGTTGGAAGAGGCCGCCCTGCCACAGACCGCCGACATCGTCGCGGCCGCACACCGGGCGGTGGACTGA